One part of the Rhizobium rhizogenes genome encodes these proteins:
- a CDS encoding acetyl-CoA carboxylase carboxyltransferase subunit alpha, whose translation MHNYLDFEKPISDLEGKIIELKKLATEDESIDTSEEISRLEVRVNDAMQDIYSKLNAWQKTQVARHPQRPHFVDYAKALFTDFTPLAGDRKFSEDAAIQAGLARFNGQPVAIIGQEKGNDTKSRLKHNFGSARPEGYRKAIRVLELADRFSLPVVTLIDTAGAYPGVGAEERGQAEAIARSTEMCLNVKVPIVSVVIGEGGSGGAIAIATGNRVYMLEHSIYSVISPEGAASILWRDSTRAKEAATNMKITSEDLKSLGVIDGIIPEPIGGAHRDPATVIDATGDVIAKALADLSQRSGTQLRAERRQKFLDIGRNL comes from the coding sequence ATGCACAATTATCTCGACTTCGAAAAACCTATCTCGGACCTTGAAGGCAAGATCATCGAGCTGAAGAAGCTTGCCACCGAAGACGAGAGCATAGACACCTCGGAGGAGATCAGCCGTCTTGAAGTTCGCGTCAACGATGCGATGCAGGACATCTATTCGAAACTGAACGCCTGGCAGAAAACGCAGGTCGCGCGCCATCCGCAGCGCCCGCATTTCGTCGACTACGCCAAGGCGCTGTTCACCGATTTCACGCCGCTTGCCGGCGACCGCAAATTTTCCGAAGACGCCGCCATTCAGGCGGGCCTTGCGCGTTTCAACGGTCAGCCCGTCGCCATCATCGGCCAGGAAAAGGGCAACGACACCAAGAGCCGCCTGAAGCATAATTTCGGCAGTGCGCGTCCGGAAGGTTACCGCAAGGCGATCCGCGTTCTGGAACTGGCCGACCGTTTCTCGCTGCCGGTCGTCACCCTCATCGATACCGCAGGCGCCTATCCCGGCGTCGGCGCCGAAGAGCGCGGCCAGGCCGAAGCCATCGCCCGCTCGACGGAAATGTGCCTTAACGTCAAGGTGCCGATCGTTTCCGTCGTCATCGGCGAAGGCGGTTCGGGCGGCGCGATCGCCATCGCCACCGGCAACCGCGTTTATATGCTCGAACATTCGATCTATTCGGTGATCTCGCCGGAAGGTGCTGCCTCCATTCTCTGGCGTGATTCGACCCGCGCCAAGGAAGCCGCAACCAACATGAAGATCACGTCCGAAGACCTGAAGTCGCTCGGCGTCATCGATGGAATCATTCCCGAACCGATCGGCGGCGCTCATCGCGATCCGGCAACCGTGATCGACGCGACAGGTGACGTGATCGCCAAGGCGCTGGCCGATCTTTCACAGCGTTCGGGCACGCAGCTGCGCGCCGAACGCCGCCAGAAATTCCTGGATATCGGCCGGAACCTCTAA
- the cobS gene encoding cobaltochelatase subunit CobS, with the protein MSKIDLDISNLPDTTVSVREVFGIDTDLRVPAYSQGDAYVPDLDPDYLFDRDTTLAILAGFAHNRRVMVSGFHGTGKSTHIEQVAARLNWPCVRVNLDSHVSRIDLVGKDAIVLKDGKQVTEFKDGILPWAYQHNVALVFDEYDAGRPDVMFVIQRVLESSGRLTLLDQSRVIRPHPAFRIFATANTVGLGDTTGLYHGTQQINQAQMDRWSIVTTLNYLPHEQEVNIIAAKVKSLDNPKGRETVSKMVRVADLTRSAFVNGDLSTVMSPRTVITWAENAEIFGDLAFAFRVTFLNKCDELERTLVAEQYQRAFGVELKESAANIVLSA; encoded by the coding sequence ATGAGCAAAATCGACCTTGATATTTCCAACCTGCCTGACACAACGGTGTCCGTGCGGGAGGTTTTCGGCATTGATACGGATCTGCGGGTTCCCGCCTATTCCCAGGGCGACGCCTATGTGCCGGACCTCGATCCCGACTATCTTTTCGACCGCGATACGACGCTTGCGATCCTAGCCGGTTTTGCTCACAACCGACGTGTCATGGTTTCCGGTTTCCACGGTACGGGTAAATCCACTCATATCGAGCAGGTCGCTGCCCGCCTCAACTGGCCCTGCGTGCGCGTCAACCTCGACAGCCATGTCAGCCGTATCGACCTCGTCGGCAAGGACGCCATCGTCCTGAAGGACGGCAAGCAGGTCACCGAATTCAAGGATGGCATTCTGCCCTGGGCTTACCAGCACAATGTCGCGCTCGTCTTCGACGAATATGACGCCGGCCGTCCGGACGTGATGTTCGTCATCCAGCGCGTGCTGGAATCCTCCGGCCGCCTGACCCTGCTCGACCAGAGCCGCGTCATCCGTCCCCACCCCGCCTTCCGTATTTTCGCGACCGCCAACACGGTCGGGCTTGGCGATACGACCGGCCTTTACCATGGCACGCAGCAGATCAACCAGGCGCAGATGGACCGCTGGTCCATCGTTACCACGCTGAACTACCTGCCGCATGAGCAGGAAGTGAACATCATCGCCGCCAAGGTGAAGAGCCTCGACAATCCGAAGGGTCGCGAAACCGTTTCCAAGATGGTGCGCGTGGCCGACCTGACCCGTTCGGCCTTCGTCAACGGCGACCTTTCCACGGTCATGAGCCCGCGTACCGTCATCACCTGGGCGGAAAATGCGGAAATCTTCGGCGATCTCGCCTTTGCCTTCCGCGTGACCTTCCTCAACAAGTGCGACGAGCTTGAGCGTACCCTGGTGGCCGAGCAGTATCAGCGTGCTTTTGGCGTTGAGCTGAAAGAAAGCGCCGCGAACATCGTTCTCAGCGCCTGA
- a CDS encoding queuosine precursor transporter — protein MPYLRFTLIYVLLMTLVVVASNILVQYPLSGSLLGVNLGDLLTWGAFTYPIAFLVTDLTNRQFGPSIARRVVLAGFVVGVTLSFWTSIPRIAVASGTAYLIGQLLDISVFNRLRRQRWWHAPLAGSMLGSVLDTALFFSIAFAASFSFVGPNDAFAIENAPILGVFALEAPRWISWALGDLSVKVLVGLVMLLPYGALMSTLKPMPGAVKSG, from the coding sequence ATGCCCTATCTGCGCTTTACGCTGATCTACGTTCTCCTGATGACTCTGGTGGTCGTCGCCTCCAATATTCTGGTGCAATATCCGCTTTCCGGATCGTTGCTCGGCGTCAATCTCGGCGACCTTCTGACCTGGGGCGCCTTCACCTATCCGATCGCCTTCCTCGTCACCGACCTGACCAACCGCCAGTTCGGCCCCTCCATCGCGCGCCGCGTCGTGCTTGCCGGCTTCGTCGTCGGGGTCACTCTGTCCTTCTGGACATCGATCCCGCGCATCGCGGTCGCCTCCGGCACCGCCTACCTGATCGGCCAGCTGCTCGATATTTCCGTTTTCAACCGCCTGCGCCGCCAGCGCTGGTGGCATGCGCCGCTTGCCGGCTCGATGCTGGGTTCGGTGCTGGATACCGCACTGTTCTTCTCCATCGCCTTTGCCGCAAGCTTCTCCTTTGTCGGCCCCAACGATGCCTTCGCCATCGAAAACGCTCCCATTCTCGGTGTCTTTGCCCTGGAAGCACCCCGGTGGATTTCCTGGGCGCTGGGTGATCTCTCGGTGAAGGTTCTCGTCGGCCTCGTCATGCTGCTGCCTTACGGCGCGCTGATGAGCACGCTGAAGCCGATGCCGGGCGCCGTCAAATCGGGCTGA
- a CDS encoding histidine kinase, translating to MPTLFRFTMILATIAGLIYGGMVLLVMVVKPRDREVTVRIPSERLNPPVAEPARRAP from the coding sequence ATGCCCACCCTCTTCCGCTTCACGATGATACTGGCGACCATCGCGGGGTTGATCTATGGCGGCATGGTGCTGCTCGTCATGGTCGTCAAACCGCGCGACCGCGAGGTGACGGTGCGCATCCCCTCCGAGCGGCTGAACCCGCCGGTGGCGGAACCGGCAAGGCGCGCGCCATGA
- a CDS encoding J domain-containing protein: protein MKLDSKYFDRIRTRRKREREPEVQAPTCQWDGCDKPGIHRAPVGRNAEGQFFLFCFEHVKEYNKGYNYFSGLSDSEIARYQKEAITGHRPTWTVGVNKTARDSPLHSTLRSGTASGNARIRDPFGFAGGFAGGSRAGGTRMQQDRKLKTLEAKAFDTLGLSASAKQEDIKRRYKELVKKHHPDANGGDRGSEERFRAVVQAYQLLKQSGFC from the coding sequence ATGAAACTGGATTCGAAATATTTCGATCGCATCCGCACGCGCCGGAAAAGGGAGCGGGAACCTGAGGTTCAGGCCCCCACCTGCCAGTGGGACGGATGCGACAAACCGGGTATTCACCGGGCACCCGTCGGCCGCAATGCCGAGGGGCAATTCTTCCTGTTCTGCTTCGAGCACGTGAAGGAATACAACAAGGGCTATAATTATTTTTCCGGCCTGTCCGACAGCGAGATTGCCCGTTACCAGAAGGAAGCGATCACCGGCCATCGCCCCACCTGGACGGTGGGCGTCAACAAGACGGCGCGCGACAGCCCGCTGCATTCCACGCTGCGTTCCGGCACGGCCAGCGGCAATGCCCGCATCCGCGATCCTTTCGGCTTTGCCGGCGGTTTTGCAGGTGGCTCAAGGGCAGGCGGCACGCGCATGCAGCAGGACCGCAAATTGAAGACGCTGGAGGCAAAAGCCTTCGATACGCTCGGTCTTTCTGCCAGTGCGAAGCAGGAAGACATAAAAAGGCGCTATAAGGAGCTTGTCAAAAAGCACCATCCTGATGCTAATGGTGGCGATCGTGGTTCGGAAGAGCGTTTTCGGGCTGTTGTTCAAGCATATCAATTGTTAAAGCAGTCAGGTTTCTGCTAA
- the rpmB gene encoding 50S ribosomal protein L28 codes for MSRVCELTGKGVQTGNNVSHANNKTKRRFLPNLCQVTLISDALGQRFRLRVSAAALRSVEHRGGLDAFLLKSGENELSMRARLLRRQIAKKTAEAA; via the coding sequence ATGTCCCGTGTATGCGAATTGACCGGCAAGGGCGTCCAGACGGGCAACAACGTCAGCCACGCCAACAACAAGACCAAGCGCCGGTTCCTTCCGAACCTCTGCCAGGTCACGTTGATCTCCGATGCTCTCGGCCAGCGTTTCCGCCTGCGTGTTTCCGCAGCTGCTCTGCGCTCCGTTGAACACCGTGGCGGCCTCGATGCCTTCCTTCTGAAGTCCGGCGAAAATGAACTGAGCATGCGCGCTCGTCTCCTGCGCCGCCAGATCGCCAAGAAGACGGCCGAAGCTGCTTAA
- a CDS encoding esterase-like activity of phytase family protein, whose protein sequence is MPDKRGRASFSCKSLALAAILAAGSLFPASIGASTIDVPVSVRLLSGFEVGTSEKRFGKLEFVGGMVMSAPEKLFGAMSSIRFRPDGQEFVAVLDTGHWLTGRITRGQSGALAGLDEVRITPMLDASGREPTRKMEMDAEGLALRDGKVFVSYEQRHRIDIYPDPGFATSKPLGRLPHLIPNNELRHNGGMEALAVSPADSPLAGALVVVAEKSIDTDGNLLAAILEGPLKGAFAVTHHPSFDVTDGAFLPNGDLLLLERRFNFAEGVGMRIRRIHGGDIQPGAVVDGEILMEAGMAYQIDNMEGMDVVKGPDGSTRLIIVSDDNHSFLQRNLMLEFKLVE, encoded by the coding sequence GTGCCGGATAAGCGGGGCCGGGCTTCCTTTTCCTGCAAGTCTCTCGCTTTGGCGGCCATTCTTGCGGCGGGTTCGCTTTTTCCGGCTTCCATCGGCGCGTCGACCATCGATGTGCCGGTAAGCGTTCGATTGCTGTCCGGCTTTGAGGTCGGCACCAGCGAAAAACGTTTCGGCAAGCTGGAATTTGTCGGCGGCATGGTGATGAGCGCGCCGGAAAAGCTGTTCGGGGCGATGTCCTCCATCCGTTTCCGCCCGGACGGGCAGGAATTCGTGGCCGTTCTGGATACCGGTCACTGGCTGACGGGCCGCATCACCCGTGGTCAATCCGGGGCGCTTGCCGGGCTGGATGAAGTTCGTATTACGCCCATGCTGGATGCCAGCGGCCGTGAACCGACCCGCAAGATGGAAATGGATGCGGAAGGGCTGGCGTTGCGCGACGGCAAGGTTTTCGTCAGTTACGAGCAACGGCACAGGATCGATATCTATCCCGATCCGGGCTTTGCCACCTCCAAGCCGCTCGGGCGCCTGCCGCATCTCATCCCCAACAATGAATTGCGCCACAATGGCGGCATGGAGGCCCTGGCGGTATCGCCGGCCGATTCGCCGCTTGCCGGTGCGCTGGTCGTGGTGGCCGAAAAAAGCATCGACACGGACGGTAATCTTCTGGCCGCTATACTGGAAGGCCCGCTGAAAGGCGCATTCGCCGTCACCCATCATCCGTCATTCGATGTGACGGACGGTGCCTTTCTTCCCAATGGCGATCTGCTGCTTCTGGAGCGGCGTTTCAATTTCGCCGAAGGTGTGGGCATGCGTATTCGCCGCATCCACGGGGGCGATATCCAGCCGGGGGCGGTCGTGGATGGCGAAATCCTCATGGAAGCCGGCATGGCCTACCAGATCGATAATATGGAAGGCATGGATGTGGTGAAGGGGCCGGATGGCTCCACGCGCCTCATCATCGTTTCCGATGACAATCACTCGTTCCTCCAGCGCAACCTGATGCTGGAATTCAAGCTGGTGGAATGA
- a CDS encoding BolA family transcriptional regulator — protein sequence MSLRERIETKLRESFSPERLKVVDESRMHAGHQPDMTGTGETHMRVQIVSESFSGKSRVERHRAINALLKPELDAGLHALAIEAAAPGEPVRF from the coding sequence ATGTCCCTGCGAGAACGCATAGAAACGAAGCTTCGGGAAAGCTTTTCACCGGAGCGACTGAAGGTCGTCGATGAAAGCCGGATGCATGCGGGCCACCAGCCGGATATGACCGGCACGGGCGAGACGCATATGCGTGTTCAGATAGTGTCGGAAAGCTTTTCCGGCAAGTCTCGCGTCGAGCGCCACCGGGCGATCAATGCGCTTTTGAAGCCGGAACTCGATGCCGGGCTGCATGCGCTGGCCATAGAGGCGGCTGCACCGGGGGAACCAGTGCGGTTCTGA
- a CDS encoding shikimate kinase translates to MNETNLSVPATLGEQARAKLGRRNVVFVGLMGAGKSAIGRMVAQQLKVSFIDTDVEIERVSRMTISELFATYGEEEFRALETRVIKRLLRGGPKVISTGGGAFINDNTRRHITRGGISLWLKADLEVLWERVNKRDHRPLLKTENPKATLAALMEKRYPIYAEADLTIESRDVRKEIIVTEVLAAIAGIEQKDRSP, encoded by the coding sequence ATGAATGAAACGAATTTATCCGTCCCGGCCACACTCGGGGAGCAAGCACGGGCAAAGCTCGGACGGCGCAACGTCGTCTTTGTCGGGCTGATGGGGGCTGGAAAGTCCGCAATAGGCCGGATGGTCGCCCAGCAGCTCAAAGTCTCGTTCATCGATACGGATGTCGAAATCGAGCGTGTATCGCGCATGACGATATCGGAACTCTTCGCCACCTATGGTGAGGAGGAATTCCGGGCGCTGGAAACGCGGGTCATCAAGCGGCTTTTGCGCGGTGGACCCAAGGTCATTTCCACCGGTGGCGGCGCGTTCATCAACGACAATACCCGCCGGCACATCACGCGCGGCGGCATTTCGCTGTGGCTGAAGGCCGACCTCGAGGTGTTGTGGGAGAGGGTCAACAAGCGCGACCACCGCCCGCTTCTGAAGACCGAAAACCCAAAGGCCACGCTGGCGGCCCTGATGGAGAAGCGCTATCCGATCTATGCGGAAGCGGATTTGACCATCGAATCCCGCGATGTCCGCAAGGAAATCATCGTGACAGAGGTGCTGGCCGCCATAGCCGGCATTGAACAGAAAGACAGATCCCCATGA
- the cobT gene encoding cobaltochelatase subunit CobT: MAGRGDNSRAKPGTAVDTEPLRQAIAGCVRSVAGDAEVEVVFANERPGLAGERMRLPEISKKPTAQEIAITRGLGDSMALRLACHDADTHAVMSPQGAEARLIFDAVEQARVESIGALRMPGMASNIHAMNTEKYAKANFAGINNKDDAPLAEAVALLVREKLTGEKPPESAGKVVDLWRDFIEDKAAGDLKDLSSVITDQKAFSRLVRKMLTSMQMAEDFGDEDNEPESQEAESNEDQPRTNETEEEQVEEEAGSDATPADENEASQEEMEEGEMDGAEMSDEEMSDDLDEDSETPGETRRPNSPFDDFNEKVDYRIFTQEFDEEIHAEELCDEAELDRLRAFLDKQLAHLQGAVGRLANRLQRRLMAQQNRSWDFDLEEGYLDPARLVRLIIDPMQPLSFKKERDTKFRDTVVSLVIDNSGSMRGRPITVAATCADILARTLERSGVKVEILGFTTKAWKGGQSREQWLANGKPASPGRLNDLRHIIYKSADAPWRRARRNLGLMMREGLLKENIDGEALMWAHNRLIGRPEQRKIMMMISDGAPVDDSTLSVNPGNYLERHLRAVIEQIETRSPVELLAIGIGHDVTRYYRRAVTIVDADELAGAMTEQLAALFEDTSSASGSSRRVRRAG, encoded by the coding sequence ATGGCAGGGCGCGGCGACAATTCCAGAGCGAAACCGGGTACGGCGGTCGATACGGAGCCGTTGCGTCAGGCGATTGCCGGATGCGTGCGATCCGTTGCCGGCGATGCCGAGGTGGAGGTCGTCTTCGCCAATGAACGACCGGGTCTTGCCGGCGAGCGCATGCGCCTGCCGGAAATTTCCAAGAAACCGACCGCTCAGGAAATCGCCATCACCCGTGGTCTCGGCGATTCCATGGCGTTGCGCCTCGCCTGCCATGATGCCGACACCCATGCGGTTATGTCGCCCCAGGGTGCCGAGGCGCGGCTGATCTTCGATGCGGTGGAACAGGCGCGCGTGGAATCCATCGGCGCGCTGCGTATGCCGGGCATGGCCTCCAACATCCATGCCATGAACACGGAAAAATATGCCAAGGCCAACTTCGCCGGCATCAACAACAAGGACGATGCGCCGCTTGCGGAAGCCGTTGCGCTTCTGGTGCGCGAGAAGCTGACCGGTGAGAAGCCACCGGAAAGCGCCGGCAAGGTTGTCGACCTGTGGCGCGATTTCATCGAGGACAAGGCGGCCGGCGACCTCAAGGATCTCTCCAGCGTCATCACCGACCAGAAGGCGTTTTCGCGGCTGGTGCGCAAGATGCTGACCTCCATGCAGATGGCGGAGGATTTCGGCGACGAGGATAACGAGCCTGAGAGCCAGGAGGCGGAATCCAACGAGGACCAGCCGCGCACCAACGAGACCGAAGAAGAGCAGGTCGAGGAGGAGGCCGGTTCGGACGCGACGCCCGCCGATGAAAACGAGGCCTCGCAGGAGGAAATGGAAGAAGGCGAGATGGACGGCGCCGAGATGTCGGACGAGGAAATGTCCGACGATCTCGACGAGGATTCCGAAACGCCCGGCGAAACCCGCCGTCCCAACAGCCCCTTCGACGATTTTAACGAGAAGGTCGATTACCGTATCTTCACGCAGGAATTCGACGAGGAAATCCACGCCGAGGAACTGTGCGACGAGGCCGAGCTCGACCGTCTGCGCGCTTTCCTCGACAAGCAGCTTGCGCATCTTCAGGGTGCCGTCGGGCGGCTGGCGAACCGGCTGCAGCGCCGCCTGATGGCGCAGCAGAACCGTTCCTGGGATTTCGATCTGGAAGAGGGTTATCTCGATCCGGCCCGCCTGGTCAGGCTCATCATCGATCCCATGCAGCCGCTTTCCTTCAAGAAGGAACGCGACACCAAGTTCCGCGATACCGTGGTTTCGCTCGTCATCGACAATTCCGGTTCGATGCGCGGCCGCCCCATTACCGTGGCCGCCACCTGCGCCGACATTCTGGCGCGCACGCTGGAGCGCTCGGGCGTGAAAGTTGAGATTCTCGGCTTCACCACCAAGGCGTGGAAGGGCGGGCAATCGCGTGAGCAGTGGCTCGCCAATGGCAAGCCCGCTTCGCCGGGACGCCTCAATGATCTGCGCCACATCATCTACAAGTCGGCGGATGCCCCGTGGCGGCGCGCCCGGCGCAATCTCGGCCTGATGATGCGCGAGGGCCTGCTGAAGGAAAATATCGACGGTGAAGCGCTGATGTGGGCGCATAACCGCCTGATCGGCCGTCCCGAGCAGCGCAAGATCATGATGATGATCTCGGACGGCGCGCCGGTGGACGATTCGACTCTGTCGGTCAATCCGGGCAACTATCTGGAGCGGCACCTGCGCGCCGTCATCGAGCAGATCGAAACACGGTCGCCGGTGGAACTTCTGGCAATCGGTATCGGTCATGACGTGACGCGTTATTACCGCCGCGCCGTAACCATCGTCGATGCGGATGAACTGGCCGGTGCGATGACCGAGCAGCTCGCGGCTCTCTTTGAGGATACGAGCAGTGCCTCCGGTTCGTCCCGCAGGGTCCGCCGTGCCGGATAA
- the aroB gene encoding 3-dehydroquinate synthase has translation MTPSEIHADERLVHVPLGERAYDILIGPGLIGRAGGEISARLKGRRAAIITDEHVAPLYLEGLMDGLQTDGIEAVSLTLPAGEKTKSFEHLVTVCDAVLAARVERNDAVIALGGGVIGDLAGFAAGIVRRGVRFVQIPTSLLAQVDSSVGGKTGINSRHGKNLVGVFHQPDLVLADTAVLDTLSPREFRAGYAEVVKYGLIDKPDFFFWLEKNWDDIRTGGPARIQAIATSCQAKADVVVADEKENGVRALLNLGHTFGHALEAATNYDSKRLVHGEGVAIGMVLAHQFSARLNLASPDDAARVEAHLKAVGLPTTMKDIPGELPPVETLMTAIAQDKKVKGGKLTFILTHGIGQSFVADDVAASEVQSFLSEKHPG, from the coding sequence ATGACGCCTTCCGAAATCCACGCCGATGAACGTCTCGTCCATGTGCCGCTCGGCGAGCGCGCCTATGACATTCTGATCGGGCCGGGACTGATCGGCAGGGCGGGCGGCGAGATTTCGGCGCGGCTGAAGGGCCGGCGCGCGGCGATCATTACCGATGAGCATGTGGCACCGCTTTACCTCGAAGGCCTGATGGATGGTCTGCAGACGGATGGCATCGAGGCGGTTTCGCTGACCCTGCCGGCCGGCGAAAAGACCAAGAGCTTCGAACATCTGGTCACTGTCTGCGATGCGGTTCTGGCCGCAAGGGTGGAACGCAACGATGCGGTGATCGCGCTCGGCGGCGGCGTGATCGGCGATCTCGCCGGTTTTGCGGCGGGCATCGTGCGCCGGGGCGTGCGCTTTGTGCAGATACCGACCTCTCTTCTGGCGCAGGTCGATTCCTCCGTCGGCGGCAAGACCGGCATCAACAGCCGCCACGGCAAGAACCTCGTCGGCGTTTTCCACCAGCCCGATCTGGTGCTGGCGGATACAGCGGTGCTCGATACGCTGAGCCCGCGTGAATTCCGCGCCGGTTATGCCGAAGTGGTGAAGTACGGGCTGATCGACAAGCCGGATTTCTTCTTCTGGCTGGAAAAGAACTGGGATGACATCCGCACCGGCGGCCCCGCGCGCATTCAGGCGATTGCGACCAGCTGCCAGGCCAAGGCCGATGTGGTGGTGGCCGACGAGAAGGAAAACGGCGTGCGCGCCCTCCTCAATCTCGGCCATACATTCGGCCACGCGCTGGAGGCGGCGACCAACTACGACAGCAAGCGGCTGGTGCATGGCGAAGGCGTCGCCATCGGCATGGTGCTGGCGCACCAGTTCTCCGCCCGTCTTAACCTCGCCAGCCCGGATGATGCCGCGCGCGTCGAAGCGCATCTGAAGGCGGTTGGCCTGCCGACGACGATGAAGGATATTCCCGGTGAGTTGCCACCGGTCGAGACGCTGATGACGGCAATTGCGCAGGACAAGAAGGTCAAGGGCGGCAAGCTCACCTTCATCCTCACCCACGGCATCGGCCAGTCCTTCGTGGCCGATGATGTTGCGGCGTCCGAGGTGCAGTCCTTCCTGTCGGAAAAGCATCCGGGGTGA
- the xerD gene encoding site-specific tyrosine recombinase XerD, with protein MSGQQAGGRDGARLESFLEMMSAERGAAANTLSSYERDLTDLREFLAGRGQSLTAAQTPDLSAYLTDLSTQGFAATSQARRLSSMRQFYRFLYSEGLRGDDPTGIIDAPKKGLSLPKTMSVADVTKLLRIAAEEAAAPGPGQLGRIRMHLLLELLYATGMRVSELVSLPVKVLRQEGRFLMIRGKGNKDRMVLLSRAAIEAMEKYDAARKALVPEKSKAAISPKKTETAESPWLFPSNSKEGHLPRQVFARDLKDIAIRTGLTASAVSPHVLRHAFASHLLQNGADLRAVQELLGHSDISTTQIYTHVLEERLQELVQTHHPLAKQGKNLD; from the coding sequence ATGAGCGGACAACAGGCAGGAGGGCGCGATGGTGCCCGGCTCGAAAGTTTTCTGGAGATGATGAGCGCCGAGCGGGGTGCAGCGGCCAATACGCTGTCCTCCTATGAGCGCGACCTGACGGACCTGCGCGAATTCCTCGCCGGGCGGGGCCAGTCCCTGACGGCGGCGCAGACACCCGACCTGTCCGCCTATCTGACCGATCTTTCCACGCAGGGCTTCGCCGCCACCTCACAGGCGCGGCGCCTCTCCTCCATGCGGCAATTTTATCGCTTCCTTTATTCGGAAGGGCTGCGCGGTGACGACCCGACCGGCATCATCGACGCGCCGAAGAAGGGGCTCAGCCTGCCGAAAACGATGAGCGTTGCCGACGTGACGAAACTTCTCCGCATCGCAGCGGAAGAGGCCGCGGCCCCAGGCCCCGGCCAGCTTGGCCGCATCCGCATGCATCTGCTGCTCGAGCTGCTTTATGCCACCGGTATGCGCGTCAGCGAACTCGTCTCCCTGCCGGTCAAGGTACTACGTCAGGAAGGGCGCTTCCTGATGATACGGGGCAAGGGCAACAAGGACCGTATGGTGCTTCTGTCACGCGCAGCCATCGAGGCGATGGAAAAATACGACGCCGCCAGAAAGGCGCTTGTGCCGGAGAAAAGCAAGGCAGCCATTTCCCCAAAAAAAACGGAGACGGCGGAGAGCCCCTGGCTGTTTCCTTCGAACAGCAAGGAAGGCCACCTGCCCCGCCAGGTCTTCGCCCGTGACCTGAAGGATATTGCCATTCGCACGGGCCTGACCGCCTCGGCGGTGTCGCCACACGTCCTGCGCCATGCCTTTGCCAGCCACCTCCTGCAGAACGGCGCGGATCTGCGCGCGGTGCAGGAGCTTCTCGGTCATTCCGACATTTCCACGACACAAATCTATACACATGTGCTGGAAGAACGCTTGCAAGAACTGGTACAAACACATCACCCCCTTGCCAAACAGGGCAAAAACCTTGATTAG
- a CDS encoding pentapeptide repeat-containing protein has protein sequence MQIKDVIDIVDATSATLSGSSFDDVNLSGTVFNNVNLAGTRFNDINFSGASFTDSNMSGWSIDDVNFSGLKLSNSNLSGAQITGCRMTGMKIDGIPVEDLMAAYKAAQEQA, from the coding sequence ATGCAGATCAAGGACGTCATCGACATTGTGGATGCCACCAGCGCCACGCTTTCGGGCTCCAGCTTCGATGACGTCAATCTGTCGGGAACGGTCTTCAACAATGTCAATCTGGCCGGCACACGCTTCAACGACATCAACTTTTCCGGCGCGTCGTTCACGGACAGCAACATGTCCGGCTGGTCGATCGATGACGTCAATTTTTCCGGTCTGAAACTGAGCAACTCCAACCTGTCGGGCGCGCAGATAACAGGATGCAGAATGACCGGCATGAAGATCGACGGCATTCCCGTCGAGGATCTGATGGCTGCCTACAAGGCGGCACAGGAGCAGGCCTGA